One Glycine max cultivar Williams 82 chromosome 8, Glycine_max_v4.0, whole genome shotgun sequence genomic window, GGTGTGAAGTAGTCTATGGATCTTTGTGGGAATCCACCGTACCAGGTCAATGCTGCCTCCTTGAGGGACCTTGGGAAGACACGACATAGGATCACATCTTCATTAGTGTACAGATTTGCCTAAGTCAGGAAGGCATCCAGATGTTCATTTGGATCGGTGGTCCTATCATACCGCTCCAGGTTGAGTGGTTTCCAACATAAGGGTATGTTGGCTTCCATGATGCAATTGACAAAAGGGTGTCGACGAGTAGTTCGCCCTGCTGGACAATACATGTGGGAGAGACTTAAGTCATCTGGAATGTTGATTGTGTGTTGGAGGTGTGATTCCTCTTAGGTGCACTCAGGAAATGTGTGAGCAGAGTGCTCATTGCCCTGGGGATGTCTGACACAAGCCTCTAGCTAATCATGGTCAGCCTTTAGCTTTCTCAGCTCCTCCTCATGGTTTCGCTCCATTTCCACAATGCAGTTTTAGAGTTGTCGAAGAGTATTTGTGAAGGATTAAAGCCTTCAAAAGGGATCTCGTGTCTGAGTTCAGACCAAGTGCTAATCATGggtgaaaaagagagagatgacAAGAGACCGTGGAGTATGTTTTACTGTGACTCCACGGTGGGCACCAAATGTACTTATCAAAATTCGGAGCTGGCACACGTCATGGTAGACTTGGCTAAGGTGGGATCTCGAACTTTACACATGGGTTTTAAGGGTTGCCTTTGTTAAGAGGACAAGAAGGAGGACTTACAAAATAAAGGACTTCAACGCTCAAATAAGTGTATGAATTAGGAAAATAAGCAAGAATGTATAAGAAGGTATGCAAGCAGGTGTGCTTATTATGCTCAAGATGTGCTGCTGAGAGCATGTATGTTGAGAGTTCGAAGAAACCTAGTATTTATAAGAGAGGAATGGAGCTACAggtccttgtttgtagggaCTGTTACAGTCCTTGTAAATAATTATCGACTTGTAGATAATAAGTGATAGtttataaataatgttataGATAACATGTAGCTTAAAGATAATTGCTAGGAGATAATTGTTATTTACAAATAATGCAGTCTTGTAGATAATTGAATATCTGTCAAGAGATAAAGAGATAACaacatattcaaatattaagaggcTAGAGATAACCTGTTTGTTGGGGAGTCCGGTTACTAAGCGTCGGACGTTCCTGCTCTTATGCCATGACTGATATGGAGGGTAGACACATGTCTCGGAGTGTCATGCAAGATGCCACATGTATTTTATGGACCCTGGACGATACCCTTCCTAActttgatgtaatattctcCAAATtcccaaagaaaataaaaacctaACTTATGAAGCTGATTTAATGGAGAAAGCATTCATCGTACCAACAACTTTAGAGGTCTTAAACACTATTGACCTCTCTAAACAAACGTCAAAGTTCCAACCACCCACATAATAATCCGAAGACCAAATTTAAATATCGGAGTATATTCACAAAAGTTTATGGCCCATGCTAGCTATTATAAATAATGCGAGGAGTAGGGGACAAGAGTAAGTAACTCAACCTTCAAACATTTTGCCTTTTCAGCTTTCATTGCCCAACCTTGTAGTGTGGCCTTGCTGTTTTCTCAATGAGAAAGGCTTTTACTCTGCAACGCGCACTTTTGCGCTTCTCTGTTGCGTTGTTGCTGGTTGCCAGCTTCACTTGTGCTACTTCTGTTATGGCAATAACTGAAGTTTCAGGTTTGTGGCTGCATGCTAACGTTGATACAAATTTTGTTAGGtttttgtcatttaaatttattttatttgctttattctttaatgttttttttcaatCCTTACATAgttacatttataaaaaaaaatacatactcGTTAATAAGGACTACAagctttcattaaaaaaataaggactacaagcaaaaaatataatgtttttaccAACAACAGGTGATTGATCTTTTGGTTTTGTGTTATTGATCTAAGTAGTGATAGACTTAGGTCCTTTAAGTAATCAGTAGTTTGATTAATCGATCTTCTTCAAGAGACCACTCAACTTCTACTTTTAAGTACCTTCAAATCACCTAAAGAAGATTAGTCTCACTAAAAGACCAATTTGCAATCACACgcgtatataaaaaaaaaaaagaaaaaatatattttatttttatttttaagcactgattaaaatttaaatatgggttaatttcaattaacataacacaaaaaacatatataatctaTTTTATTGTGTATAAAACGGGTATAGTTACACACATATATCATTACTTAAACATAGATCGGTTTGGGAAAATCTAAGCTTGACATTCATACAATCAAGACATTCCCTCTGGAATGTGAGAAATGAAAAACTATTCATGAATTGTATATATGTCGGTGTTGCCTAAGTTTTCAGGGACTCTTCATATACTAAATTCTGTTACTTGCTAGTTTATTAGTCTTTATGACTAATTATTTTCATcctttattttgtattatatatttttctcagactatgtctacattaaaaaccaaattttaCTATATCACCAAAATATTATGTATGTTTAACTTCTGTTCTTTTACAATTAGGGAATGAAGTGAATACAGATGGGAAGCTTGTAAATGAAGAACTAGCAAAAACAAGCCAACAAGGATATGACAAAGAAGcaaaatttaaaggatttttttcaaaacctaTTCCAAAACCAATTTCTGTTGTTAAGCCTATTCCTATTCCACTATATAAGTCTATACCAAAATCAATTCCCATAGTGAAACCTATCCCAAAGTCAATTcctaatgaagaagaaaaatttaaaggaCTTTTTCCAA contains:
- the LOC100306651 gene encoding uncharacterized protein LOC100306651 precursor, encoding MRKAFTLQRALLRFSVALLLVASFTCATSVMAITEVSGNEVNTDGKLVNEELAKTSQQGYDKEAKFKGFFSKPIPKPISVVKPIPIPLYKSIPKSIPIVKPIPKSIPNEEEKFKGLFPKPIPIVKPIPKSIPIVKPILKPIPVVKPIPIPVYKSIPKSVPIVKPVPKLIPVVKPITKPIPTFEPESFLKPKPFFEKPVPKLPLEPKFKKPRIPHFPVQKPISTPTP
- the LOC100306651 gene encoding uncharacterized protein isoform X1; the encoded protein is MRKAFTLQRALLRFSVALLLVASFTCATSVMAITEVSVNTDGKLVNEELAKTSQQGYDKEAKFKGFFSKPIPKPISVVKPIPIPLYKSIPKSIPIVKPIPKSIPNEEEKFKGLFPKPIPIVKPIPKSIPIVKPILKPIPVVKPIPIPVYKSIPKSVPIVKPVPKLIPVVKPITKPIPTFEPESFLKPKPFFEKPVPKLPLEPKFKKPRIPHFPVQKPISTPTP